The Malus domestica chromosome 10, GDT2T_hap1 genome contains a region encoding:
- the LOC139188594 gene encoding uncharacterized protein — translation MSNLNKLDFSALEVSGRNYLKWVQDLKPHLTAKGIRAIIKAPITDKPVDEAQKAIAMIFIQRHNHDALQTEYLVEEDPCILWLALADCFNHQKYINLPEARHDWQHLRFQDFKSVNKYNSEVCRIRSLLKFCKMELTESDLLENTYSTFHATNIVLQQQYRAQKFTKFSDLISALLFTEKQNQLLMKNHQARPTGLNAAPEAHTTYYSSHKRRKNLRGRGNRQQAQPRAQGQQSAALKGRNVTQ, via the coding sequence atgtcgaacttgaacaagctcgatttctccgctctagaagtctctggaagaaactatctgaagtgggttcaagacctGAAGCCCCATCTCACTGCAAAGGGCATTAGAGCCATAATCAAGGCACCTATCACCGACAAACCTGTTGACGAAGCTCAGAAGGCTattgcaatgatcttcattcaaagacacaatcatgatgcactgcagactgAGTATCTTGTTGAGGAAGACCCATGCATCCTCTGGCTTGCTCTGGCCGATTGTTTCAATCACCAGAAATACATaaacttgcctgaagcaagacacgattggcagcatcttcgcttccaggactttaagtccgtgaataaatacaactctgaagtttgtagaatccgttcTTTGTTGAAATTCTGCAAAATGGAACTCACCGAATCAGATCTCCTGGAgaatacctattcgaccttccatgcaaccaatattgtcctgcagcaacaatatagggcacagaAATTCACCAAGTTCTCAGATTTGATCTCTGCTTTACTTTtcactgaaaagcagaaccagcttttgatgaagaatcatcaagctcgacccactGGCTTGAACGCCGCACCTGAAGCGCATACGACCTATTATAGCAGCCATAAACGACGAAAAAATCTTCGTGGCCGTGGCAATAGGCAGCAAGCCCAACCacgggcccaaggtcaacagagtgccGCACTTAAAGGAAGAAATGTGACCCAGTAG